From a single Leishmania major strain Friedlin complete genome, chromosome 27 genomic region:
- a CDS encoding conserved hypothetical protein (previous protein_id=AAZ09785.1), with translation MMRPYSLPLPSPFLSALSTSPTLHSCGFPLPAKRPFATTSEKHFLTVHSLYYLTAAVCFAVSASLLFPRSCVRVRQHPGRPLAVGGFVPLLYVCLLVGSLGECVTCDARARAAPRRRLTLLSALLHPPGPIRPSPSRLKGSFSCLTIMAWQLRASVLRVPRFTLRFAGSGRIEDMRLFTQTLYTYWYHKGFWGATVASAVDFLNTFVLFIVAVIFTMRFDWAVALSCVESECAAHPLVRGLHAPYIFCSTFWGHLWGFIFLTSTVGSCAYELALFVETYYLQYEVEEVAREAGVDTGFLTPLHRWRYHLQRGLDGRAGHEFIGLCGGDAIALSTAGWGEFLETICAAVGRSGSVKFGAPGDPLDPLRAVQGLMQLENYLIALHEADALRGTALQYVSPSVIRTLIDSMFDAFRTVESRRKCVWAVRSTMVTYAVLYGAGFFFFCVYVTLKVLVKNAAQVKVNYWALSQRMWTTEAQWRFRLYNEVEHLHACRLRAGSEVAERMVDRLRVSNSVSRLVRRVSSTCVFVTAILSFLNPALLIGSSIGGLTLVWWLTLALMLYACAPEVDPREREYAYITDLERLVDSIHYDTAEWFHSADAFYEHITTTFFKNRLLVVVTGLLESLALPVLLVYALGDGSVEALVEFVLQHSTTVDGVGSIAVGSDWSSSSLSRTPSGEHDSGGFNHASASTQSKDADTSATLLGKPAAATGFAHKRAEKVQLSVASFAAVYSEWTLRHIDGPTGRESPASCQDAALNDFLRQLSLRVRKAAITHAASVASSDELMISRDSLAPSKSVRSERRFMVPREAAEQRIDGADCETSGLPAFAAGSTTAHEREQLFVSQVSSSRHAFHFSRTTQLPLNRREAADYGTEKGGAL, from the coding sequence ATGATGCGCCCCTactcccttccccttccctccccttttcTTTCCGCTCTCTCAACGTCGCCCACGCTGCACTCGTGCGGCTTCCCTTTGCCTGCGAAACGGCCGTTCGCTACGACCAGCGAGAAGCACTTCTTGACTGTTCACTCGCTATATTATTTGACTGCTGCCGTTTGTTTTGCCgtctctgcttctctgctCTTTCCTCGCagttgtgtgcgcgtgcgccagcaTCCTGGGCGTCCGCTGGCTGTGGGCGGCTTTGTTCCGTTGTTGTATGTGTGCTTACTGGTGGGCTCTCTGGGCGAGTGCGTGACATGTGATGCGCGTGCAAGAGccgctcctcgccgtcgtctcaCCCTCCTCAGTGCGCTTCTTCACCCTCCTGGGCCCATACGtccatctccctctcgcctAAAAGGCTCTTTCTCTTGCCTGACCATTATGGCGTGGCAGCTGCGGGCCTCAGTGCTGCGCGTCCCGCGCTTCACCCTTCGCTTTGCCGGGAGCGGCAGGATAGAAGACATGCGCCTCTTTACACAGACGCTCTACACGTACTGGTACCACAAGGGCTTTTGGGGCGCCACCGTTGCCTCGGCGGTTGATTTTCTCAATACTTTTGTTCTCTTTATTGTGGCGGTCATCTTCACGATGCGGTTCGACTGGGCGGTAGCTCTGAGCTGCGTAGAATCGGAATGTGCCGCGCACCCACTGGTGAGAGGGCTGCACGCCCCGTACATCTTCTGTAGCACGTTCTGGGGCCACCTATGGGGGTTCATTTTTCTCACCTCCACTGTCGGCTCCTGCGCGTACGAGCTCGCGCTCTTCGTGGAGACGTACTACCTGCAGTATGAGGTTGAGGAGGTTGCCCGCGAGGCTGGCGTCGACACCGGCTTCCTTactccgctgcaccgctggcgctatcacctgcagcgcggcctGGATGGGCGAGCCGGGCACGAGTTCATCGGCTTGTGCGGTGGCGACGCAATCGCGCTCAGCACCGCAGGATGGGGCGAGTTTCTAGAGACCATTTGCGCGGCGGttggccgcagcggcagcgtcaaaTTTGGTGCTCCTGGTGATCCGCTGGATCCCCTACGTGCTGTCCAGGGCCTTATGCAGTTGGAGAACTACTTGATTGCGCTGCACGAGGCTGATGCGTTGCGGGGTACCGCACTCCAGTACGTCAGCCCAAGCGTGATCAGGACCCTGATCGACTCCATGTTTGATGCCTTCCGTACAGTCGAATCCCGGCGCAAGTGCGTATGGGCCGTCCGCTCCACCATGGTCACCTACGCCGTGCTGTACGGGGCTGGgtttttcttcttttgcGTGTACGTGACGCTGAAGGTGCTCGTGAAGAATGCGGCGCAGGTCAAGGTCAACTACTGGGCCCTCTCCCAGCGCATGTGGACAACGGAGGCGCAATGGCGTTTTCGGCTCTACAACGAGGTGGAGCACCTGCACGCGTGTCGCCTGCGTGCCGGGTCGGAGGTGGCCGAGCGCATGGTGGATCGGCTGCGGGTGTCGAACAGCGTTTCTAGATTGGTGCGGCGGGTCagcagcacgtgcgtgtttgtgaCTGCCATCCTATCCTTTCTGAATCCGGCTCTTCTCATCGGCTCCTCCATTGGCGGGCTCACTCTCGTTTGGTGGCTCACGCTCGCTTTGATGCTGTATGCGTGCGCACCAGAGGTGGATCCTCGGGAGCGCGAGTACGCGTACATCACCGACCTGGAGCGGCTTGTTGACAGCATCCACTACGACACGGCGGAGTGGTTCCATTCGGCGGACGCTTTCTACGAGCACATCACGACGACCTTTTTCAAGAATCGGCTTCTAGTGGTGGTGACCGGCCTCCTCGAAAGTCTCGCGCTGCCTGTCTTGCTCGTGTATGCCCTGGGGGACGGCAGCGTAGAGGCGTTGGTCGAGTTTGTGCTACAGCACTCGACGACGGTGGACGGTGTCGGCTCGATCGCCGTCGGCTCCGACTggagctcctcctcgctctccagGACGCCGTCGGGGGAGCACGACTCCGGCGGGTTCAATCACGCGTCAGCGTCGACGCAAAGCAAAGACGCTGACACGAGCGCTACATTGCTCGGCAAGCCCGCAGCTGCCACGGGCTTTGCACACAAGCGGGCAGAGAAGGTGCAGCTGTCGGTTGCCAGTTTTGCTGCGGTGTACTCAGAATGGACGCTACGGCACATCGACGGTCCGACAGGTAGGGAGTCTCCGGCAAGCTGCCAGGACGCTGCCCTCAACGACTTCCTGCGGCAGCTTAGTCTCCGCGTGCGGAAGGCAGCCATCACGCACGCAGCCAGCGTCGCTTCCTCGGACGAGCTGATGATATCCAGAGACTCATTGGCGCCGTCGAAGTCGGTACGCTCGGAGCGCCGCTTTATGGTACCTCGAGAAGCCGCCGAGCAACGGATCGACGGGGCCGACTGCGAAACCAGCGGGTTGCCGGCGTTTGCGGCGGGTAGCACAACCGCGCACGAGCGTGAGCAGCTGTTCGTGTCGCaggtgtcgtcgtcgcgccACGCCTTTCACTTCTCTCGGACAACTCAGCTACCGCTGAACCGTCGAGAAGCGGCAGACTACGGAACTGAAAAGGGAGGCGCCCTGTGA